The Candidatus Ozemobacteraceae bacterium sequence GTCGAATTCCTCGAGGGCCTTCCTGTAGCCGGCCACGTCGCGGCGGTGGCCGTAGATCATGTCGGTGTCGACGAGGTTCACGAAGATGAGGCCCTCTTTCACCTTGTCGAGCGACTCCATCGTTTTCTTCATGCCGTCGGCGTTGCTTTCGGTCGTGACGTATGGATCGACACCGCGGCCGGCGAAGATGTCATAGATCTTGCCGATACCGTAGGTCGTCACGCCCTTCTTCTTCAGCACGTCGAGCAGGGTGTCGACCGACGGCTCGAGACTGAAATCGTGCCGGTGCGCCGTGCGCTTGTAGGCACCCGACGTGCCTATGAACGGCCGGGCGATGACGCGCGCGGCGCCCAGGTCGGGCGGCTGGAGCAGCTCTCGGGCCTTGCGGCAGATGGCATACAACTCTTCCAGCGGGACCACTTCCTCGTGGGCGGCGATCTGGAACACCGAGTCGGCCGACGTGTAGACGATCAGCTTGCCGGTTTTGACATGCTCGTCGCCGAGCTGCATGATGATCTCGGTGCCGGAAGCCGGGTAATTTCCGATCGTGCCGCGACCGACGGTTTTTTCAAACGTCTCGATGAAGGATTTGGGAAACCCTTTCGGGAAAACCGGGAAGGCAAAATCGAGCTTCGCGCCCATCATTTCCCAGTGGCCCGTCGTCGTGTCCTTGCCCGGCGACAGTTCGTGCAGCTTTCCGAACGAGCCGAGAGGCTGCTTCGCCGGGGGAACGCCGACGATCGGCGTGATGTTGCCCAGGCCCAGCTTCGCCATGGTCGGCACATTCAGCCCGCCCGACACCTTCGCGATGTTCGGAATCGTCGCCGACCCCTCATCGCCATACTGCGCCGCATCAGGCATCGCCCCGATGCCCGCGCTGTCAACCACGATACATATTGCTCGCATTCTTACTCTCCTTGGGTCATGCCGCTTTCGTCTTTTTTACCGGAAGCGCATGGGAAATATTCAGTAACCCGTCGATCGAAAGGTCTTCATCGACGAGTGGCCAGTGGATACCATAACCTGACGGGGAAATTTCTAATGCATTTCTTTGCTCGGTTGTCGCTTCAGATAGTTTTGAAGAAATCTCATTGAGTTTGAATTCATACGGTTTTCCATCGATTTCGATCAGCATGGTTTCGTTCGTGAAGCGAACATAGTGAATTACGTGAAGCATCATAAAAAATGATACCACAATTCATGGGATTGCTTCGCAGCAACGCGGAGTGCGTTCCGGGCGCATCGCGATGCGCCCCAACATGCCTATTGAGTCCTGCATATCAAAAACCAGCTTCGTGTCTCCGTTCGTGCTGAGCTTGTCGAAGCACGAACAGCCACTTGCCGATGATTCCTCATTTCGCCCTTCGACAGGCTCAGGGCGAACGGGTGGTTTTCATTCTGCAGGAATCAATAATGTCCAAGCCCCAAGTCGTAGGGGCGGATCGTGATCCGCCCGCATCCGGAGAAACTCATACGCTTACCCTGCAGAAAATCATTGTCAGCAATACCTGATCAGAGTGGGAAATTGAAAAACGTCATCCCTTCTGCGGTTGCGTGCCCAGAGATTCGAGGCGGGTGATCTTGGCGACGCGGGCGGCGTGGCGGCCGGGGGCTGGCTGGGTGGCGATCCAGAGGTCGACGATCTGCTTCATCAGGCCTGTGCCGATCACCATGCTGCCCAGGGTGAGCAGGTTTGCGTGGTTGTGCTCGCGGCTGTTGCGGGCGGTGTAGAGATCGTTGCAGCAGGCGGCCCGGACGCCGGGGACCTTGTTCGCGGCCATGCACGAGCCGATGCCGGCCCCGTCGATGACGATGCCGAGCGTGTGCGGGTTCATCGCGACCGCGTTGGCGACCAGCCAGGCGATGTCGGGATAATCGACCGGGTCGGTCGAGAAGGCGCCGACGTCCTCGACCGTGTGGCCGGCCGCCGTCAGGTGCTTCTTCAGCTCCTCCTTGTGCGAAAACCCGCCATGATCAGCCCCAATCACAATCCTCGGCATCTTTCGTCACTCCATCGGTCAATATCTGTGCGATCTGCGTCATCTGCGGATAACGCTGCGAATAAATCCCGAAAACCTCTGTATCTCTCTGTCTCCGGGGGGAAATCGTCCCTCAAATGAACTCGCGGAAGAGTTCGGGGCGGGGGCGCGGGATGACGACGCTGTAGACGACCTGGCCGCGCCCATCGAGGACGTTCAGACCCGCGGCGACGGCGGCCTCGACGGCGGCGACGTCGCCGGTCATCGTGTAGAACGCCTTCCCGCCGATCGCCATCGCGATGCGGATTTCGACGAGTTGCACGTCGGCGGCCTTCGCCGAGGCGTCGGCCGCCAGGATCGTCGAGACGACGTCGAACGTCTCGACGACGCCCAGCGCATCCGTCTCGGGAATCGGGTTGGTCGCCGTCATCGCCGGGTAGATCTGCGGATGCAGGTTCGGGATGACGAGGTCGTTCACGAGATACCCCTGGCCGACGCGGACGCCGGCGGCGACGCTCGCCTCGACGGCCGCCACGTCGCCCCAGACCATGACGATGAACTTGCCCGGGCAGATGGTGCGCGACAGGACGAGCTCGACGGATGCGGTCTTGAGCATGGCGTCGGTGGTCTGGTAGCCCATGGCGATGCTGGACAGTTCCACGAGGCCGATGGCGTTCTGCGAGATGTTCATGGCGGTGCTCTCAGTTCGGTTTCATGGGCGTCTTCAGGCCCGGGAGATGACGATCGAGGCGGAATCGACGCTTTCGATGCGGCCGCTGATCGATGCATGAAGCGGTGCGCCCAGTTTCTTGTCGGGAACGGCGCCGATGAGCTGGCCGAGCTTGACCATGTCGCCCGGGCGCACCAGGGGTTCGACGGGAACGCCGACATGCATTTTTAGCGGAAGCCGGACACGCTCGAAGCGCGTTCTGATTTCGGTCCAGGGCGATTTGTGGTCGTAATCGAGCAGCCCAAGCCGCTTGATCAGCCGCTCGATGCCCACGCGGCGCTGGCCACGCATCGGGTGCACCTGGGGCGCATCCTTCCAGTCGGTCGGCTTGATGCCGTGAGACAGGTGATGGCGCTTCGCCATCTGGCACATTTCGCGCGGCGGCAGGGCTTCTGGGCAGGAGAACAGCGAGCAGAGC is a genomic window containing:
- the rpiB gene encoding ribose 5-phosphate isomerase B codes for the protein MPRIVIGADHGGFSHKEELKKHLTAAGHTVEDVGAFSTDPVDYPDIAWLVANAVAMNPHTLGIVIDGAGIGSCMAANKVPGVRAACCNDLYTARNSREHNHANLLTLGSMVIGTGLMKQIVDLWIATQPAPGRHAARVAKITRLESLGTQPQKG
- a CDS encoding DUF2442 domain-containing protein, which gives rise to MMLHVIHYVRFTNETMLIEIDGKPYEFKLNEISSKLSEATTEQRNALEISPSGYGIHWPLVDEDLSIDGLLNISHALPVKKTKAA
- a CDS encoding phosphopentomutase codes for the protein MRAICIVVDSAGIGAMPDAAQYGDEGSATIPNIAKVSGGLNVPTMAKLGLGNITPIVGVPPAKQPLGSFGKLHELSPGKDTTTGHWEMMGAKLDFAFPVFPKGFPKSFIETFEKTVGRGTIGNYPASGTEIIMQLGDEHVKTGKLIVYTSADSVFQIAAHEEVVPLEELYAICRKARELLQPPDLGAARVIARPFIGTSGAYKRTAHRHDFSLEPSVDTLLDVLKKKGVTTYGIGKIYDIFAGRGVDPYVTTESNADGMKKTMESLDKVKEGLIFVNLVDTDMIYGHRRDVAGYRKALEEFDAWLAGFMAKLDEKDLLILTSDHGCDPTFKGSDHTREYPFLLAYQKGRPGADLGIRHGLWDIAASIAQHLGHTYDRGTTFWK
- a CDS encoding BMC domain-containing protein, translated to MNISQNAIGLVELSSIAMGYQTTDAMLKTASVELVLSRTICPGKFIVMVWGDVAAVEASVAAGVRVGQGYLVNDLVIPNLHPQIYPAMTATNPIPETDALGVVETFDVVSTILAADASAKAADVQLVEIRIAMAIGGKAFYTMTGDVAAVEAAVAAGLNVLDGRGQVVYSVVIPRPRPELFREFI